The sequence below is a genomic window from Lujinxingia litoralis.
CCGGACGCGCCGCAGGGGTGATCGTGTCCATCGGGGCGCGGCCCACCGCCGGACGGCTGCGCCGCGGTGCAGCTGTGCTCGTCGGCGAGCTGTGGCTGCGGTAGACGTAGACCTGGGTGGGCAACACGCCCGGGGCGGACGCATCGCCGCCGGGGAGCCCGCGGGCGATGGGCGGGCTGAGTTCGTCTTCGAGCATGGGGGAGGCGTACATATGAAAGGGGGCGCTGGTCGTGGTCGCGCATCCCAGGCCCGTCACCGCCAGCGCGAATACCCCGAGGGTCGATTGCCACGATCTGAATACCATCTCTGAACTCCATGTTCTGTCGCTGCCGAACATATGCTGGCCACACGCCGAAGGGGCCATCCGTGGGCCCTCGACGGTGGATCGTCGCGGGTGCCAGGGCAGTGTAGGTCAGGGAGGTGCGGGGCCAAGTTTTTTGCCCTGTCGGGGGGCGGAGAGCGCGCGACGCTCTTGCCTGGCGAGGCGCTCTCTCATACCGTCTTGGCTTCAGGTGCCCCCAAGGAGTCTTTCCTGATGACGACCACAATCAAGGGTCCGGCGGCCATGCACGCCGACACGACATTCGGCAAGTACACCCTCATCCGCCATATCGCCACCGGTGGTATGGCCGAGATCTGGTTGGCGGAACAGCGCGGCCCGGGCGGGTTCAACAAAGAGCTGGTGATCAAGAGGATCCTCCCGCACCTGGCCCAGCAGGGGCAGGTGGCCGAGATGTTTCTCGATGAGGCGCGCATGGTCGCGCACCTCACCCACCCTAACATTGGTCAGGTCTTCGAACTCGGGGAGTTCGATGGCGAGTATTTCATCGCCATGGAGTTCATCGATGGCCTGAATCTCGCGCAGCTCCACCGAGCGCTGAGAGAACGGGGATCGGCGATCCCGATTGGCTACAGCGTGCGGATCATCTCCGACCTCTTGGAGGCGCTCGATTACGCGCACGATTTTGTGGATCGCGACGGCAACCATGTGGGGCTGATCCATCGCGATATCTCGCCACAAAACGCGCTGATCTCCAATGATGGGGTGGTCAAGCTGGTGGACTTTGGCGTGGCGAAGGCGTCGCTCAATACCACCAAGACCGAGTCCGGAGCGGTCAAGGGCAAGTTCGCCTACATGGCGCCCGAACAAATCGAGGGCACAGCGCTGGACTGGCGGGCAGACATTTTCTCGGTCGGCGTGCTTTTCTACGAGCTGCTGACCGGTATTAAGCCCTTTGGTGAAGAGCTTACCGCGGTCTCCAAAATCCTGAGCGAAGATCCACCCGACATCCGGACCTATCGCAACGATGTTCCCGAGGCACTGGCGCGGATCATTGCCCGAGCGATGAGTAAAGATCGCGAAGCTCGTTTTGCCAACGCGGCGACGATGCAGCGGGCGCTTCAGACGTACCTGCGTACCTCCGATGAGGTGATCGGTACCCGGGAACTCTCCATTATGGTGCGTCAGCTCCGGGGGCTGGATATGGCCCGTCCCACCGAGCAGCTCTTCGGGTTTGAGAAGCACGGGGTTACCACCGCCGGCCCCCGGCTCACGGCGAAGGATACAGGGGAGGAGCCGGTTCAGCCGCGCAACGCCCCGGGGCTTACGCAGGCCAGTGGGGCGGTGGAGCAGCTTGAGATGGAGCCCGCCGAAAAAGGACGCTCGACCGGGGCATCGGTGGCGATCATCGGAGGCTTCTCCTTATTGATGCTGGGACTGGTGGCGGCGTTTCTCACCGCGGG
It includes:
- a CDS encoding serine/threonine protein kinase — translated: MTTTIKGPAAMHADTTFGKYTLIRHIATGGMAEIWLAEQRGPGGFNKELVIKRILPHLAQQGQVAEMFLDEARMVAHLTHPNIGQVFELGEFDGEYFIAMEFIDGLNLAQLHRALRERGSAIPIGYSVRIISDLLEALDYAHDFVDRDGNHVGLIHRDISPQNALISNDGVVKLVDFGVAKASLNTTKTESGAVKGKFAYMAPEQIEGTALDWRADIFSVGVLFYELLTGIKPFGEELTAVSKILSEDPPDIRTYRNDVPEALARIIARAMSKDREARFANAATMQRALQTYLRTSDEVIGTRELSIMVRQLRGLDMARPTEQLFGFEKHGVTTAGPRLTAKDTGEEPVQPRNAPGLTQASGAVEQLEMEPAEKGRSTGASVAIIGGFSLLMLGLVAAFLTAGYLFIADGDDASPVTEGAQAGEEAPQNSAAPTAWRHADGQIVAISSQPTAAIFVEGQKVGETPFQTTLRPGRYTIELRAGDKSRKAQIEINSKSSIQRFRYDL